One window of Cohnella hashimotonis genomic DNA carries:
- the aroB gene encoding 3-dehydroquinate synthase, translating into MMISSVAETADIAVTVPRTDRYKIRIRDGLVARLGAELREAFGAVSAVVISDRNVWTMHGDKVAASLGEAGIPADVIVLPAGERTKSLHTANKVYRQLLDLRARRRTVLIAFGGGMVIDTVGFIAATYLRGVPYINVPTSLLAQVDSAIGGKVAVNHPAGKNLVGAFHHPAFVYTDPSVLLTSSDRDLRSGMAEVVKTAVIADEALFGTIERGVSAILARNTETLAVIINRTSLLKVELLSGDPYEADLRRPLNFGHTVGHAVEKEEGYGRMRHGEAVAVGMAVAARIAVDKGVCPAATGERIVALIRALGLPVRTRVPVERIWEAVTVIRMVRDGNLHYVLPGRRLGEVVMTNDIDASDIARALAALED; encoded by the coding sequence ATGATGATTTCGAGCGTAGCAGAGACAGCCGATATTGCGGTGACCGTTCCCAGGACGGACAGGTACAAGATTCGTATCCGGGACGGACTTGTCGCGAGACTCGGGGCGGAGTTGCGAGAAGCGTTCGGGGCCGTGTCCGCAGTCGTCATCAGCGACCGCAACGTATGGACGATGCACGGAGACAAGGTCGCGGCGTCTCTCGGCGAAGCGGGCATTCCCGCGGACGTCATCGTATTGCCGGCAGGAGAGCGGACCAAGTCGCTCCATACCGCAAACAAAGTTTACCGGCAGCTCCTGGACCTGCGGGCGAGGCGGCGGACGGTGCTGATCGCCTTCGGCGGCGGCATGGTGATCGATACGGTCGGCTTTATCGCCGCAACCTACTTGAGAGGGGTTCCCTATATCAACGTGCCGACGTCGCTGCTGGCGCAGGTGGACAGCGCGATCGGGGGCAAGGTGGCGGTCAATCATCCGGCAGGCAAAAACCTGGTCGGCGCGTTTCACCATCCTGCGTTCGTCTATACGGACCCTTCCGTGCTGCTTACGTCGTCCGACCGCGATTTGCGTTCGGGCATGGCGGAGGTGGTCAAGACGGCCGTCATCGCGGACGAGGCGCTGTTCGGGACGATCGAGCGCGGCGTATCCGCCATTTTGGCTCGAAATACCGAGACGCTTGCCGTCATTATCAACCGCACCTCGCTGCTGAAGGTGGAGCTGCTGTCGGGCGATCCTTACGAGGCCGATCTGCGCAGGCCGCTGAACTTCGGCCATACCGTCGGCCACGCGGTGGAAAAGGAAGAGGGTTACGGACGCATGCGGCACGGCGAAGCGGTCGCTGTCGGCATGGCGGTCGCCGCACGCATCGCCGTGGATAAGGGTGTCTGTCCGGCTGCGACAGGCGAACGCATCGTTGCTTTGATCCGGGCGCTCGGGCTTCCTGTCCGGACCCGGGTGCCGGTCGAGCGAATCTGGGAGGCGGTAACGGTCATTCGCATGGTGCGCGACGGCAATCTGCACTACGTGCTGCCGGGCCGGCGGCTCGGCGAAGTCGTAATGACCAACGACATCGACGCGTCCGATATCGCCAGGGCGCTGGCCGCGCTGGAGGACTGA
- a CDS encoding cupin domain-containing protein — translation MLLRNIYEAKRKRVIGMHDGEGPMEFARVCTNEDFGAPVDFIDYAVVPPGSAIGAHRHRGNEELYLILKGRGSMQVGASRFAVKEGDLILNPDGSTHSLHNCGCDEIHLFVIQLPMPAY, via the coding sequence TTGCTATTGCGCAATATTTACGAAGCAAAACGCAAGCGGGTGATCGGCATGCATGACGGGGAAGGTCCGATGGAGTTTGCCAGAGTGTGCACGAACGAGGATTTCGGCGCGCCGGTTGATTTTATCGATTATGCCGTCGTACCTCCGGGCAGCGCCATCGGAGCGCACCGGCATCGGGGGAACGAGGAATTGTATTTGATCTTGAAAGGACGTGGCAGCATGCAGGTCGGCGCAAGCCGATTTGCCGTCAAAGAGGGCGACCTGATCCTGAATCCGGACGGTTCGACGCACAGTCTGCATAACTGCGGATGCGACGAAATCCATCTGTTCGTCATACAGTTGCCGATGCCGGCTTATTAA
- a CDS encoding ThuA domain-containing protein: MKQATPRVTIWNEFRHERSDPAVQRVYPAGIHEALREGLAPYGFELGTATLDEPEHGLPVDVLARTDVLVWWGHRAHDEVDEAIVDRVQRRVLEGMGLIVLHSGHYSKIFKRLMGTSCALLWREADEKERLWVVKPSHPIAAGLPPFFELAKEEMYGEFFDVPDPDELVLVSWFEGGEVFRSGCAYSRGNGKIFYFRPGHETYPTYYDEHVLRVIANAVRWTADERGAAPRFGNVQPLETIAAKD; encoded by the coding sequence ATGAAGCAAGCAACGCCGCGCGTGACGATCTGGAACGAATTTCGGCACGAGCGATCGGATCCTGCCGTGCAGCGCGTCTATCCCGCCGGCATTCACGAGGCGCTGCGCGAGGGGCTCGCACCCTACGGGTTCGAGCTCGGAACGGCGACGCTGGACGAGCCGGAGCATGGTCTGCCTGTGGACGTGCTGGCGCGTACGGACGTGCTCGTCTGGTGGGGGCATCGCGCGCATGACGAGGTCGACGAAGCGATCGTTGACCGGGTACAACGGCGCGTGCTGGAGGGCATGGGGCTGATCGTGCTGCACTCGGGACACTACTCCAAAATATTCAAGCGGCTGATGGGTACCTCCTGCGCGCTGCTGTGGCGGGAAGCCGACGAGAAGGAGCGGCTGTGGGTCGTGAAGCCTTCGCATCCGATCGCGGCGGGGCTGCCGCCTTTTTTCGAACTGGCAAAGGAAGAAATGTACGGCGAATTTTTCGACGTGCCGGACCCGGACGAACTGGTGCTGGTAAGCTGGTTCGAGGGAGGAGAGGTGTTCCGCAGCGGGTGCGCATACAGCCGGGGGAACGGCAAAATCTTTTATTTCCGCCCCGGACACGAGACCTATCCGACTTATTACGACGAGCACGTGCTTCGCGTGATCGCGAACGCCGTCCGCTGGACCGCGGACGAGCGGGGCGCGGCGCCTCGGTTCGGGAACGTGCAGCCGCTGGAGACGATTGCCGCCAAAGATTAA
- a CDS encoding Gfo/Idh/MocA family protein has product MTTVKLGLIGLGGMAAVHIGQLAGIAGVRLAAVCDQDAAKVAEWAERHGIDAASRHADAESLIRDPQVDAVLSITPNDAHYEIIRLCLTHGKPLMTEKPFTRTYEEAASLKRLAASNPTPCMVGFSYRYVPAFRMAREWIREGRIGPVRHLFVQYLQQWGGTPFGTKMNWRLDRSITGTGTLGDLGSHMIDAARFLVGEPVEVASLMRNLIGQREDPATGTMIDVDIDDFAAFTALLEPGIPAVFQTSRNAFGSQNQFEIAVYGDTGTLHMNWDQGDYLTWVHRNAEGSEVRERIAVPARYKLAQMQDFVDLVRGHIREELPTFHDGYMNQKILEAVVRSSQERRSVRVDELDNRSEEEGT; this is encoded by the coding sequence ATGACAACCGTAAAGTTGGGACTGATCGGACTTGGCGGCATGGCGGCGGTCCATATCGGGCAGCTCGCCGGCATCGCGGGCGTACGATTGGCCGCCGTCTGCGATCAGGACGCCGCCAAAGTCGCCGAATGGGCGGAGCGTCACGGTATCGATGCAGCGTCGCGCCATGCGGACGCGGAGTCGCTCATCCGCGACCCGCAGGTGGACGCGGTGCTGTCCATCACGCCGAACGACGCGCACTACGAGATTATTCGGCTGTGCCTGACGCACGGCAAGCCGCTCATGACCGAGAAGCCGTTCACGCGGACGTACGAAGAAGCGGCAAGCCTGAAGCGTCTGGCAGCGTCGAATCCGACGCCCTGCATGGTCGGCTTTTCCTACCGCTACGTTCCCGCGTTCCGGATGGCCCGCGAGTGGATCCGCGAGGGCCGGATCGGTCCGGTGCGGCATCTGTTCGTCCAATATTTGCAGCAATGGGGCGGCACGCCGTTCGGGACCAAAATGAACTGGCGGCTGGACCGGTCGATCACGGGGACCGGGACGCTGGGCGATCTGGGCTCGCATATGATCGACGCGGCCCGCTTCCTGGTCGGCGAACCGGTCGAAGTCGCGTCGCTCATGCGCAACCTCATCGGACAGCGGGAGGATCCCGCGACCGGGACGATGATAGACGTCGATATCGACGACTTCGCCGCGTTCACCGCTTTGCTTGAACCTGGCATCCCCGCCGTTTTTCAAACGTCGCGCAACGCCTTCGGCTCGCAAAATCAGTTTGAGATCGCCGTGTACGGCGACACCGGCACGCTTCATATGAACTGGGATCAGGGCGATTATCTCACCTGGGTCCACCGGAATGCGGAAGGCAGCGAGGTTCGGGAACGGATCGCCGTGCCGGCCCGATACAAGCTGGCGCAAATGCAGGATTTCGTCGATCTGGTGCGGGGCCATATCCGCGAAGAGCTGCCCACGTTTCACGACGGCTATATGAACCAGAAAATTCTGGAGGCGGTCGTACGGTCGAGCCAAGAGCGGCGGTCCGTGCGAGTCGATGAGTTGGATAACCGGAGCGAGGAGGAAGGAACATGA
- a CDS encoding carbohydrate ABC transporter permease produces MTGRKKRVANLASHLFLALLAVALTFPFLWMLTGAFKDNLEVVAMPPRLLPSRWNFDNFAEIEAYFPLYRFFANSALVAVATTLLQLAICTMAAYVFAKIAFRGRQSLFVLFLTTMMIPAQVTLVPLFILFSRTDLIDTYAGLILPGIFSAYGTFLLRQNIMTIPNELMEAAFIDGASYYRVFFSVIVPLVKPTLSALSIFAFMSSWNNFLWPLIAVNSKELMTLPLGLSKLQGQWSTEWNLLMAGNVVSFVPIFIVFLFAQRYFIKGITMTGIK; encoded by the coding sequence ATGACAGGTAGGAAAAAGCGCGTCGCGAACTTGGCTTCGCATCTGTTCCTGGCGCTGCTCGCGGTCGCGCTGACGTTCCCGTTCCTCTGGATGCTGACGGGCGCCTTCAAGGACAATCTCGAGGTCGTGGCGATGCCTCCGCGACTGTTGCCCTCAAGGTGGAATTTCGACAACTTCGCCGAGATCGAGGCTTACTTTCCGCTTTACCGGTTCTTCGCGAACAGCGCGCTCGTGGCCGTCGCGACGACGCTGCTGCAGCTGGCGATCTGCACGATGGCGGCATACGTGTTCGCCAAGATCGCGTTCAGGGGCCGGCAGAGCCTGTTCGTTCTGTTTCTGACGACGATGATGATCCCGGCGCAGGTAACGCTCGTTCCCTTGTTTATTTTGTTTTCGCGCACCGACCTGATCGACACGTACGCGGGGCTCATTTTGCCGGGCATCTTCAGCGCCTACGGGACGTTCCTGCTTCGGCAGAACATCATGACGATTCCGAACGAGCTGATGGAGGCCGCCTTTATCGACGGCGCTTCTTACTACCGGGTGTTTTTCAGCGTGATCGTCCCGCTCGTCAAGCCGACGCTGTCCGCGCTGTCCATTTTCGCGTTCATGAGCTCCTGGAACAACTTCCTGTGGCCGCTCATCGCCGTCAACAGCAAAGAGCTGATGACGCTGCCCCTGGGTCTCAGCAAGCTGCAGGGGCAGTGGTCGACGGAGTGGAACCTGCTGATGGCCGGCAACGTCGTCAGCTTCGTACCGATCTTTATCGTGTTCCTGTTCGCGCAGCGTTACTTCATTAAAGGCATTACGATGACCGGCATCAAGTGA
- a CDS encoding carbohydrate ABC transporter permease, translated as MVGQRKWSRRTAAIVFLTPALLCLLAFQLLPMVSSIIISFTDWDLLTHWTKMNFIGWDNYSQVFREEKSYTAIRNVFVFLLGYLPSIVVLGTLLAVLLNRPIRGVKLYRAAVFVPVITSWVAVSIVWRWLLNGQSGLINYLLSMVGIQGPIWLQDDLWAMVAIILVTLWKDIGFVSIILLAGLQDISEDYYEAAELDGASAWSKLWRITVPMLSPTLYFVVTISLINSFQLFDQVLIMTNGGPAGATSTIVEQVYRNAFQFNKMGFASAQSWVLMAIILASTMVLQQVQRRWVVYDR; from the coding sequence ATGGTCGGACAGCGCAAGTGGAGCCGCCGGACGGCTGCTATCGTCTTTTTAACGCCCGCCTTGCTGTGCTTGCTGGCGTTCCAATTGCTGCCGATGGTATCGTCGATCATCATCAGCTTCACCGATTGGGATCTGCTGACGCACTGGACGAAGATGAATTTCATCGGCTGGGACAACTACTCGCAGGTGTTCAGAGAGGAAAAGTCCTACACCGCGATTCGCAACGTCTTCGTATTCCTCCTCGGCTACCTGCCGTCGATCGTCGTGCTCGGCACGCTGCTCGCGGTGCTGCTCAACCGGCCGATTCGCGGCGTGAAGCTGTATCGGGCGGCCGTGTTCGTGCCCGTCATCACGTCCTGGGTCGCCGTATCGATCGTCTGGCGCTGGCTGCTGAACGGACAGAGCGGACTCATCAATTATTTGCTGTCGATGGTCGGCATTCAAGGGCCGATCTGGCTGCAGGACGATTTGTGGGCCATGGTCGCGATCATCCTGGTGACGCTCTGGAAGGACATCGGCTTCGTGTCCATCATCCTGCTGGCGGGTCTGCAAGACATCTCGGAGGATTATTACGAAGCGGCAGAGCTCGACGGCGCGTCCGCCTGGAGCAAACTGTGGCGGATTACGGTTCCGATGCTGTCACCGACGCTCTATTTTGTCGTGACGATCTCGCTTATCAACTCGTTCCAGCTGTTCGACCAGGTGCTGATCATGACGAACGGAGGTCCGGCGGGCGCGACGAGCACGATCGTCGAGCAGGTGTACCGCAACGCCTTCCAGTTCAACAAAATGGGCTTCGCCTCCGCGCAATCCTGGGTGCTGATGGCGATCATCCTGGCTTCGACGATGGTGCTGCAGCAGGTCCAACGGAGGTGGGTCGTCTATGACAGGTAG
- a CDS encoding ABC transporter substrate-binding protein has translation MRTKSGALLLLGTTIVLSACGANKENNTASPSAASPQASPSASATAAPSDSPAPSAKDPVTLKLMTYTASGQEQTLKAMIDAFQAANADIKVEYEVVPYADYTTKLNTLLASGSAPDLFEVGYENFLTYAAKDQLLDLTPSIAADSSFNPDVYKKLAYDAFNYNGKQMGVTESFSDVVLFYNKDLFDAKGLKYPDASWTWKEELEAAQKLTDAKKGIWGTYAPIQFYEFYKTIAQNGGGVWSADGQPTLNSPANVEALQWMLDKASKYKVSPPLNDDTFNQPDADLNAFVNGKLAMARFGIWNFAKFSEAKFNWDIALEPGKTQKAHHFFADGLVAAKTTKNADAAWRFLKFFTSAPEAVSKRIEAGWSIPAVTDPAVLDAYYKQKPPESKQVVTDALDSLVLPPVGPKPEKWGEFTAAVGEQLDKAKLGRSTAQEALDAAQKKVEALVK, from the coding sequence TTGCGGACCAAAAGCGGGGCTCTGCTGCTGCTCGGCACGACGATCGTGCTCAGCGCCTGCGGCGCAAACAAAGAGAATAACACGGCAAGTCCTTCTGCGGCTTCGCCGCAAGCGTCTCCATCGGCATCGGCTACGGCCGCGCCGTCCGATTCTCCGGCCCCTTCGGCCAAAGATCCCGTCACGCTCAAGCTGATGACGTACACCGCCTCCGGCCAGGAACAGACGCTGAAGGCAATGATCGACGCCTTCCAGGCGGCCAATGCCGACATCAAGGTTGAGTATGAGGTCGTCCCGTACGCGGACTACACGACGAAGCTGAATACGCTGCTGGCCAGCGGCAGCGCGCCGGACCTGTTCGAGGTCGGCTACGAGAATTTCCTGACTTACGCGGCGAAGGACCAGTTGCTCGATCTCACGCCTTCCATCGCGGCGGACAGCTCGTTTAATCCGGACGTCTACAAAAAGCTTGCCTATGATGCGTTTAACTACAACGGCAAGCAGATGGGCGTGACTGAGAGCTTCTCCGATGTCGTGCTGTTCTACAACAAGGATCTTTTCGACGCCAAGGGCCTCAAATATCCGGACGCGTCCTGGACCTGGAAGGAAGAGCTGGAAGCCGCTCAGAAGCTGACCGACGCCAAGAAGGGCATTTGGGGCACGTACGCGCCGATCCAATTCTACGAGTTTTACAAGACGATCGCCCAGAACGGCGGCGGCGTATGGAGCGCGGACGGCCAGCCGACGCTGAACAGCCCGGCCAACGTGGAGGCGCTGCAGTGGATGCTCGACAAAGCTTCCAAATACAAGGTGTCGCCGCCGCTTAACGACGATACGTTCAACCAGCCTGATGCGGATCTGAATGCTTTCGTGAACGGCAAGCTGGCGATGGCCCGATTCGGTATCTGGAACTTCGCCAAGTTCAGCGAAGCGAAGTTTAATTGGGATATCGCGCTGGAGCCGGGCAAGACGCAGAAGGCGCATCACTTCTTCGCGGACGGCCTCGTGGCAGCGAAGACGACCAAGAACGCCGATGCGGCCTGGCGTTTCCTGAAGTTTTTCACAAGCGCGCCCGAAGCGGTGTCCAAGCGGATCGAAGCGGGCTGGAGCATCCCGGCCGTTACGGACCCGGCGGTGCTGGACGCTTACTACAAGCAGAAGCCGCCGGAATCGAAGCAGGTCGTGACCGATGCGCTGGATTCGCTCGTATTGCCGCCTGTCGGTCCCAAGCCTGAGAAATGGGGCGAATTCACGGCCGCCGTCGGCGAACAGCTCGACAAAGCGAAGCTCGGCCGCTCCACTGCGCAGGAGGCGCTCGACGCGGCGCAGAAAAAGGTCGAAGCGCTCGTGAAGTAG
- a CDS encoding LacI family DNA-binding transcriptional regulator — protein MKRITIRDVSERAGVSTAAVSYVLNGREGKVSQETASKVRRAVEELNYIPDFSARSLAGTRSKLIGVVIPQTEDQKQLLLQNPFYSELVCGIEARLRQSGYHMILSGVDKGEGYLDTSMQRNLDGAIIMGIYQESFYDDLKRVKVPIVLIDSYVNDSYFQTVSIDDEAGGYMATKLLIDNGHTNIALVTGLIRKDGVVEKRFLGYKRALKEAGLFYNSDYVFEHSVSYEYGQEAAAAIAAGHPEITAVFASSDLVALGVLRGLSDAGKRVPDDVSVVGFDDIPVARMCNPPLTTVRQNIVARGEMAAGRLLKAIEEGEEALADDPSVTRLEMAIRQTVQRLSPS, from the coding sequence TTGAAACGCATTACTATTCGTGACGTGTCGGAGCGCGCAGGCGTATCCACGGCGGCCGTGTCCTACGTACTGAACGGCCGGGAAGGCAAGGTGTCGCAGGAGACCGCGTCCAAGGTTCGCCGCGCGGTCGAAGAGTTGAACTACATTCCCGACTTCTCGGCTAGAAGCCTGGCGGGCACCCGATCGAAGCTGATCGGCGTCGTGATCCCCCAGACGGAGGACCAGAAGCAGCTGCTGCTGCAAAATCCGTTCTACTCGGAGCTCGTGTGCGGCATCGAAGCCAGACTTCGCCAGTCCGGCTACCACATGATTCTCTCGGGCGTCGACAAAGGCGAAGGCTATCTGGATACGTCGATGCAGCGCAACCTGGACGGCGCGATCATCATGGGCATCTATCAGGAGAGTTTCTACGACGACCTGAAGCGGGTCAAGGTGCCGATCGTGCTGATCGACAGCTACGTGAACGACAGCTATTTCCAGACCGTATCGATCGACGACGAGGCCGGCGGCTACATGGCGACCAAGCTGCTCATCGACAACGGGCATACGAACATCGCGCTGGTAACGGGACTGATCCGCAAAGACGGCGTCGTCGAAAAGAGATTCCTCGGTTACAAGCGCGCGCTCAAGGAAGCCGGCCTGTTCTACAACTCGGATTATGTGTTCGAGCATTCGGTCAGCTACGAGTACGGGCAGGAGGCGGCGGCCGCGATCGCGGCCGGGCATCCCGAGATTACGGCGGTGTTCGCTTCGAGCGACCTCGTCGCGCTAGGCGTGCTGCGGGGGCTCTCCGATGCGGGCAAGCGGGTGCCTGACGACGTATCGGTCGTCGGCTTCGACGATATACCCGTCGCCCGCATGTGCAATCCGCCGCTCACGACGGTCCGGCAGAACATCGTGGCCAGAGGCGAGATGGCGGCGGGGCGGCTGCTCAAGGCGATCGAGGAAGGCGAGGAAGCGCTGGCGGACGATCCCAGCGTGACACGGCTGGAGATGGCGATAAGGCAGACGGTGCAGCGGCTCTCGCCGAGCTGA
- a CDS encoding alpha/beta hydrolase produces MALIQCSFFAQTLGLNVGMNVVIPERSYGIGVEAGGAQSGDKYPVLYLLHGLSDDHSIWLRRTSVERYSAEYGIAVVMPEVHRSFYTNMKSGLDYWTFVSEELPHVAQSLFPISGKREDSFAAGLSMGGYGAMKLGLRAPEKFAAVASLSGAMDILAFDHEGSPLADKEYKWIFGSKEEAAGSDDDLFALAERAAAAGVSLPKLYQCCGTEDFLYSQNVRFRDHVRSLGIALDYEEGPGDHNWGYWDEHIQRVLAWLPLQGRNV; encoded by the coding sequence ATGGCACTCATTCAATGCAGCTTTTTCGCGCAAACGCTAGGTCTGAACGTCGGCATGAACGTCGTCATCCCCGAACGCAGCTACGGCATCGGCGTGGAAGCGGGCGGCGCGCAATCGGGGGACAAGTATCCGGTGCTGTACTTGCTTCATGGCTTGTCCGACGACCATTCGATCTGGCTGCGGCGCACGTCCGTCGAACGTTATTCAGCAGAATACGGCATCGCGGTCGTTATGCCGGAGGTGCACAGAAGCTTTTACACGAACATGAAAAGCGGACTCGATTACTGGACGTTCGTCAGCGAGGAGCTGCCGCATGTCGCACAATCGCTGTTCCCGATCTCCGGGAAGCGCGAGGACAGTTTCGCCGCGGGCCTGTCGATGGGCGGCTACGGAGCGATGAAGCTCGGGCTGCGCGCGCCCGAGAAGTTCGCGGCTGTGGCGAGCCTGTCGGGCGCCATGGATATCTTGGCCTTCGATCATGAAGGAAGCCCGCTTGCCGACAAGGAGTACAAGTGGATTTTCGGCAGCAAGGAAGAGGCCGCTGGCTCCGACGACGACCTGTTCGCGCTCGCGGAGCGGGCAGCCGCCGCAGGCGTCTCGCTGCCCAAGCTGTATCAGTGCTGCGGCACGGAGGACTTTCTCTACTCGCAAAACGTCCGATTCCGCGACCATGTCCGATCGCTCGGGATCGCGCTCGATTACGAGGAGGGGCCCGGCGATCATAATTGGGGCTACTGGGACGAGCATATCCAGCGCGTGCTGGCGTGGCTGCCGCTGCAGGGTAGAAATGTCTGA
- a CDS encoding Gfo/Idh/MocA family protein: MSAYRIVVVGCGGMARTWVEYALAREDAEIVGLVDIKAEFAQAMADRYELSCGIYTDLAQALAETGANLVFDVTIPASHFAVCSTALNAGASVFGEKPMAETMEAARELIGIADRTGGSYAVMQNRRYDANIRALSGLMQGGAIGKTGYVGADFFIGAHFGGFRDAMDSPLILDMAIHTFDQARFITGADPVSVYCHEFNPPGSWYAGNAAAICVFEMSDGSVFCYRGSWCAEGAQTSWESQWRVTGERGTAIWDGAGAPYAEVVAGGDQEGKFIRGYERVEAAFEWQGRSGHHGCLDEMFASLAEGRRAETDCRDNVRSMAMVLGAIDSARTGVKVDLRGYY; the protein is encoded by the coding sequence ATGAGCGCATATCGAATCGTCGTCGTGGGCTGCGGCGGCATGGCAAGAACTTGGGTGGAATACGCGCTGGCGCGCGAGGACGCTGAGATCGTCGGGCTTGTGGACATCAAGGCGGAATTTGCGCAGGCGATGGCGGACAGGTACGAATTGAGCTGCGGCATCTATACGGATCTGGCGCAGGCGCTGGCGGAGACGGGCGCGAACCTTGTGTTCGACGTGACGATACCCGCGAGCCACTTCGCGGTATGCAGTACCGCGTTGAACGCCGGGGCAAGCGTATTCGGCGAAAAACCGATGGCCGAGACGATGGAAGCTGCGCGCGAGCTGATCGGTATCGCCGATCGGACGGGCGGGTCCTACGCGGTCATGCAGAATCGCCGCTACGACGCCAACATCCGCGCGCTGAGCGGACTCATGCAGGGCGGCGCGATCGGCAAGACGGGCTATGTCGGCGCGGACTTCTTCATCGGCGCGCACTTCGGCGGCTTCCGCGACGCGATGGACAGCCCGCTCATTTTGGATATGGCGATTCATACGTTCGACCAGGCCCGGTTCATCACCGGCGCGGACCCGGTATCGGTGTATTGCCACGAATTCAACCCGCCGGGCTCCTGGTACGCGGGCAACGCGGCGGCGATCTGCGTGTTCGAAATGTCGGACGGCTCGGTATTCTGCTACCGAGGCTCCTGGTGCGCCGAAGGCGCGCAGACGTCGTGGGAATCCCAATGGCGCGTGACCGGCGAGCGCGGAACGGCGATCTGGGACGGCGCGGGCGCTCCCTATGCGGAGGTCGTCGCCGGCGGCGATCAGGAGGGCAAGTTCATCCGGGGCTACGAGCGGGTCGAAGCGGCGTTTGAATGGCAGGGACGGTCCGGGCATCACGGCTGTCTCGACGAGATGTTCGCCTCCCTGGCGGAGGGGCGGCGGGCGGAGACCGATTGCCGCGACAACGTGAGGAGCATGGCCATGGTGCTCGGCGCGATCGACAGCGCGCGGACGGGCGTCAAGGTCGATCTGCGTGGCTACTATTAA
- a CDS encoding sugar phosphate isomerase/epimerase family protein, with the protein MSGQQGGAAIGKHTGIRIGTLVGGGDAARVIPQIAPYGFESFNLTYWQTTGGADLAETAKRVREAIGDRDIVISAVSVFGNPLTGHGDNADTLASWERLIDHAHLFGANIVSGFTGRLVGEPIDASIPKFAEVFGELARRAADRGVRLAFENCDMGGDWRSGDWNIAHNPTAWKMMFDSIPLDNIGLEWEPTHQMVSLIDPLPQLRKWVDRVFHVHGKDATIAWDVVREYGIHGPKPFVWHRTPGFGDTNWSDVITILRQSGYQGTIDIEGWHDPVYKDELEMTGQVHALNYLKRSRGGDFVPNPV; encoded by the coding sequence ATGAGCGGACAACAGGGCGGCGCGGCGATCGGCAAGCATACGGGCATCCGCATCGGCACGTTGGTCGGTGGCGGCGACGCTGCGCGGGTCATCCCGCAAATCGCGCCTTACGGCTTTGAATCGTTTAACTTGACGTACTGGCAGACGACCGGCGGCGCCGATCTGGCGGAGACGGCGAAGCGGGTGCGGGAAGCGATCGGGGACCGGGACATCGTCATCTCAGCTGTAAGCGTATTCGGCAATCCGCTGACCGGCCACGGGGACAATGCCGACACGCTTGCGAGCTGGGAGCGGCTCATCGACCATGCGCACTTGTTCGGCGCGAACATCGTATCGGGTTTTACGGGCAGACTGGTAGGCGAGCCGATCGACGCGTCGATCCCGAAGTTCGCCGAGGTGTTCGGCGAGCTGGCCCGCCGCGCCGCGGACCGAGGCGTACGCCTTGCGTTCGAGAATTGCGACATGGGCGGCGACTGGCGGTCGGGCGACTGGAACATCGCGCACAATCCGACGGCCTGGAAGATGATGTTTGACAGCATTCCGCTGGACAATATAGGGCTCGAGTGGGAGCCTACGCACCAGATGGTCAGCCTGATCGATCCGCTTCCGCAGCTGCGGAAATGGGTTGACCGCGTGTTCCACGTTCACGGCAAGGACGCGACGATCGCCTGGGATGTCGTGCGGGAGTATGGCATTCACGGACCTAAGCCGTTCGTCTGGCACCGCACGCCGGGCTTCGGCGATACGAACTGGTCGGACGTCATCACGATTCTGCGCCAATCCGGTTACCAAGGGACGATCGACATTGAAGGCTGGCACGATCCGGTGTACAAGGACGAGCTGGAGATGACGGGGCAAGTGCATGCTTTGAATTATTTGAAACGGAGCCGCGGCGGCGACTTCGTGCCGAATCCGGTATAA